A single genomic interval of Primulina huaijiensis isolate GDHJ02 chromosome 7, ASM1229523v2, whole genome shotgun sequence harbors:
- the LOC140980603 gene encoding methylthioribose-1-phosphate isomerase isoform X1, which produces MGTDGVEQDKLLRSIRYKDGSLQLLDQRKLPLETTYVDIRDSKDGWAAISDMVVRGAPAIAITASLSLAVEISNLRTFNGTPNDAALFISNKLDYLVSSRPTAVNLSDAATKLKELVQKVAVNASEAQAVFQACIEAAEIMLEDDVASNKAIGQFGARFLQKQQTDRRKISVLTHCNTGSLATAGYGTALGVIRSLHETGVLERAYCTETRPFNQGSRLTAFELVHDNIPATLIADSAAAALMKAGRVDAVIVGADRVAANGDTANKIGTYSLALSASHHGIPFYVAAPLTSIDSSISSGEEIIIEERSAKELLHTHGGMGEQVAASGISVWNPAFDVTPATVISAIVTEKGVITREGTDSFDIRGFIEKVAASSEQLVLEACHRDGTKGLLSWFYDPWQF; this is translated from the exons ATGGGAACTGATGGTGTTGAACAAGATAAGTTGTTGCGGTCGATACGGTACAAAGACGGTTCACTGCAGTTATTGGATCAA AGAAAGCTTCCTCTGGAGACCACTTATGTCGATATCCGAGACTCCAAAGATGGATG GGCTGCAATAAGTGATATGGTTGTTCGTGGTGCCCCAGCCATCGCAATAACGGCTTCTCTCTCCTTGGCAGTAGAAATTTCTAATTTAAGGACTTTTAATGGGACACCTAATGATGCAGCATTATTTATAAGCAATAAATTGGATTATCTTGTGAGCAG CCGTCCTACTGCTGTAAATCTTTCAGATGCTGCAACTAAACTCAAGGAACTTGTACAGAAAGTAGCTGTCAATGCTTCAGAAGCACAGGCAGTTTTTCAG gCTTGCATTGAAGCTGCTGAAATCATGCTTGAAGATGATGTTGCTTCTAATAAAGCAATTGGACAATTTGGAGCTAGGTTTCTTCAGAAGCAGCAAACAGATAGGAGGAAGATTTCTGTTTTGACTCATTGTAACACTGGCAG TCTAGCAACAGCTGGATATGGAACTGCTCTAGGTGTGATCCGTTCACTTCATGAGACAGGGGTTCTGGAGAGGGCTTACTGTACTGAGACACGCCCCTTTAATCAA GGATCAAGACTCACTGCATTTGAGTTGGTGCACGATAACATTCCTGCAACTCTAATAGCAGATTCTGCCGCTGCAGCGTTAATGAAAGCTGGGCGAGTGGATGCTGTGATTGTTGGGGCTGATCGAGTGGCAGCTAACG GTGATACTGCCAATAAGATCGGAACTTACAGCCTTGCCCTGTCGGCTTCGCATCATGGTATCCCATTTTATGTAGCTGCTCCTCTCACATCCATCGATTCATCCATCTCTTCTGGCGAAGAAATCATTATAGAAGAAAGATCTGCAAAAGAGTTGCTCCATACACATGGCGGAATGGGGGAACAAGTGGCTGCTTCCGGAATTTCTGTGTGGAATCCAGCCTTCGATGTTACCCCAGCTACTGTTATTAGCGCCATTGTCACGGAAAAG GGTGTTATCACGAGAGAAGGGACTGATTCTTTTGACATAAGGGGTTTCATAGAAAAGGTGGCAGCGAGCAGCGAGCAGCTCGTATTAGAAGCATGCCATCGAGATGGTACCAAGGGACTTCTTTCTTGGTTCTATGATCCATGGCAATTTTAA
- the LOC140980603 gene encoding methylthioribose-1-phosphate isomerase isoform X2, with protein sequence MVVRGAPAIAITASLSLAVEISNLRTFNGTPNDAALFISNKLDYLVSSRPTAVNLSDAATKLKELVQKVAVNASEAQAVFQACIEAAEIMLEDDVASNKAIGQFGARFLQKQQTDRRKISVLTHCNTGSLATAGYGTALGVIRSLHETGVLERAYCTETRPFNQGSRLTAFELVHDNIPATLIADSAAAALMKAGRVDAVIVGADRVAANGDTANKIGTYSLALSASHHGIPFYVAAPLTSIDSSISSGEEIIIEERSAKELLHTHGGMGEQVAASGISVWNPAFDVTPATVISAIVTEKGVITREGTDSFDIRGFIEKVAASSEQLVLEACHRDGTKGLLSWFYDPWQF encoded by the exons ATGGTTGTTCGTGGTGCCCCAGCCATCGCAATAACGGCTTCTCTCTCCTTGGCAGTAGAAATTTCTAATTTAAGGACTTTTAATGGGACACCTAATGATGCAGCATTATTTATAAGCAATAAATTGGATTATCTTGTGAGCAG CCGTCCTACTGCTGTAAATCTTTCAGATGCTGCAACTAAACTCAAGGAACTTGTACAGAAAGTAGCTGTCAATGCTTCAGAAGCACAGGCAGTTTTTCAG gCTTGCATTGAAGCTGCTGAAATCATGCTTGAAGATGATGTTGCTTCTAATAAAGCAATTGGACAATTTGGAGCTAGGTTTCTTCAGAAGCAGCAAACAGATAGGAGGAAGATTTCTGTTTTGACTCATTGTAACACTGGCAG TCTAGCAACAGCTGGATATGGAACTGCTCTAGGTGTGATCCGTTCACTTCATGAGACAGGGGTTCTGGAGAGGGCTTACTGTACTGAGACACGCCCCTTTAATCAA GGATCAAGACTCACTGCATTTGAGTTGGTGCACGATAACATTCCTGCAACTCTAATAGCAGATTCTGCCGCTGCAGCGTTAATGAAAGCTGGGCGAGTGGATGCTGTGATTGTTGGGGCTGATCGAGTGGCAGCTAACG GTGATACTGCCAATAAGATCGGAACTTACAGCCTTGCCCTGTCGGCTTCGCATCATGGTATCCCATTTTATGTAGCTGCTCCTCTCACATCCATCGATTCATCCATCTCTTCTGGCGAAGAAATCATTATAGAAGAAAGATCTGCAAAAGAGTTGCTCCATACACATGGCGGAATGGGGGAACAAGTGGCTGCTTCCGGAATTTCTGTGTGGAATCCAGCCTTCGATGTTACCCCAGCTACTGTTATTAGCGCCATTGTCACGGAAAAG GGTGTTATCACGAGAGAAGGGACTGATTCTTTTGACATAAGGGGTTTCATAGAAAAGGTGGCAGCGAGCAGCGAGCAGCTCGTATTAGAAGCATGCCATCGAGATGGTACCAAGGGACTTCTTTCTTGGTTCTATGATCCATGGCAATTTTAA